A window from Fusobacterium sp. JB019 encodes these proteins:
- a CDS encoding electron transfer flavoprotein subunit alpha/FixB family protein — protein MKNILTFVEIKEGNILKNSLEAISAGKKIGDKVIAAILKNDEKLIKELINSGADEVMVLKSSKLEKINLDIYVEAFEKILKDKEFSAFILGGTLVGKELASRLASRLEVGCVTDAIGLKLDEKENVIWTCPAYGGTLFSDMMMDNSQLQIGTIRSGAFKKLEEEERKGEVVSVELELEENNIKTRIVNVVKEIAETVDLESAEVIIAGGRGMGNADNFKLVEELAGLLGGVVGATRPAIEAGWISKNHQVGQSGKIVGPKLYIACGISGAVQHVSGMVGSDYIVAINKDEDAPIFEVANVGIVGNVMEALPIMINEIKQMREN, from the coding sequence ATGAAAAATATATTAACATTTGTAGAAATAAAAGAGGGAAATATCTTAAAAAATAGTTTAGAAGCTATTTCTGCTGGAAAAAAAATAGGAGATAAAGTTATAGCAGCTATATTAAAAAATGATGAAAAATTAATAAAAGAACTAATAAATAGTGGTGCTGATGAAGTAATGGTATTAAAATCATCAAAATTAGAAAAAATAAACTTAGATATATATGTTGAAGCTTTTGAAAAAATCTTGAAAGATAAAGAGTTTTCAGCTTTTATATTAGGAGGTACTTTAGTAGGTAAAGAATTAGCATCAAGATTAGCATCAAGATTAGAGGTTGGATGTGTAACAGATGCAATAGGTTTAAAATTAGATGAGAAAGAAAATGTAATATGGACTTGCCCAGCATATGGAGGAACTTTATTTTCTGATATGATGATGGATAATTCACAATTACAAATAGGAACTATTCGTTCTGGAGCTTTTAAAAAATTAGAAGAAGAGGAAAGAAAAGGTGAAGTAGTTTCTGTAGAATTAGAGTTAGAAGAAAATAATATAAAAACAAGAATAGTAAATGTGGTTAAAGAAATAGCTGAAACAGTAGATTTAGAGTCAGCTGAAGTTATTATAGCTGGTGGAAGAGGAATGGGAAATGCAGATAACTTCAAGTTAGTAGAAGAGTTAGCTGGTCTATTAGGAGGAGTTGTAGGGGCAACAAGGCCAGCTATTGAAGCGGGATGGATATCAAAAAATCATCAAGTTGGACAATCAGGGAAAATAGTTGGTCCTAAATTATATATAGCTTGTGGAATATCGGGAGCAGTGCAACATGTTTCAGGAATGGTTGGTTCTGATTATATAGTTGCTATTAACAAAGATGAAGATGCTCCAATTTTTGAAGTAGCCAATGTAGGGATAGTAGGAAATGTTATGGAAGCTTTACCGATTATGATAAATGAAATAAAGCAAATGAGAGAAAATTAA
- the smc gene encoding chromosome segregation protein SMC — protein sequence MYLKSVEIYGFKSFGERVKIDFDGGITSIVGPNGSGKSNILDSILWVLGEQSYKNIRAKESKDIIFSGEAKKNGASYAEVSLSIDNKDRFFPIEEEVVKITRKLYKTGENEYLINDKKSRLRDISNLFMDTGVGKSAYSVIGQGKVERIISSSKKEIKEIIEEAAGVKKYQIRKLESEKKLVNVTNEVEKIELILNETYENRSKIKKQADKALAFLELKKERDSLNKGIIIYEIENNKDNIEISREKVLNISKNRDNLKEDKIIKENSLSQTILDKEKIKEEIKNSLNKNEELKNLINNFENEETKLLERKESYNREISEKKEALDKLINKKDENLKTFEILKEEKKKLEINIISGEKNYSKFEEKIKIKDKNKIEIEKIIEDNQRKILDYEVIKLQQSNDIENSEKRMKGSNSRIKNINSDITEIEEKIKSNKEFKEIARKNGLSKKEQLVEVTKKQEICEEKISKISIESNKIAEQLRRDEREEISNRRKYEQILRFEGNNEGFYKGVKEILNEGIRGVEGALISIIKVPEKYEKAIEASISGNLQDIVVENSNVAKKCIKILKERRVGKASFLALDTIKTFGKKNIPSISGVIGRGSELIEYDSKYKKIIEMILANLLVVENMDIAVNISKKNLFAGNIVTLHGEYISGSGRITGGSNRNSAVSQMFERRKESKRLEKLLEELINKINENKLKQENYSKNIEMLENKTQELDVLIENLRKNVKIYHEEFENLKLKEEKLLKDKNIYLAEKQEEENYAREYMKKIESSSKEKKDTEKKTEDIKISIEKKSQDLKEISLSLVKLKDEFSDMKIKFLNSKDRIITIKNDIYKNEREKLELEENQNLIKDRIFKLSDGIKKIEEKLKIINQEREEKNVQFEKENINLEVMKERSDFLNIKEKEYMVEIKEFENKIYKEEEKLKLEKDKLANYNEKLESLKENLKSLENINKEKKIDRNNYKVSMDKTKYLNNKLKSFETVNLLAVEEFKELDEKYNFIKNQKDDLEKSKGSLMEVIEDISNNIKTRFLDAYENINKNFNFMCMETIDNSEGSLTLINKEDYENCGVEIYVKFKNKKRQSLTLLSGGEKSMVAIAFIIAIFMYKPSPFTFLDEIEAALDEKNTKKLINKLKEFTDKSQFILITHNKETMRSSDSLFGVTMNKKIGISKIVPVRL from the coding sequence ATGTATTTGAAAAGTGTTGAAATATATGGGTTTAAATCATTTGGTGAAAGAGTGAAAATAGATTTTGATGGTGGTATTACCTCTATTGTAGGACCTAATGGATCTGGGAAGTCAAATATATTAGATTCTATATTATGGGTTTTAGGAGAGCAATCATATAAGAATATAAGAGCTAAAGAAAGTAAGGATATTATTTTTTCAGGTGAAGCGAAGAAAAATGGAGCTTCTTATGCTGAGGTGTCTTTAAGTATAGATAATAAAGATAGGTTTTTTCCAATAGAAGAAGAAGTTGTAAAAATAACTAGAAAGCTTTATAAAACAGGAGAAAATGAATATTTAATAAATGATAAAAAATCGAGATTAAGAGATATTAGTAATTTATTTATGGATACAGGAGTTGGAAAATCAGCTTATTCTGTTATAGGACAAGGAAAAGTAGAAAGAATTATTTCATCATCTAAAAAAGAAATAAAAGAAATAATAGAAGAAGCAGCAGGAGTAAAAAAATATCAAATAAGAAAACTAGAATCTGAAAAAAAATTAGTTAATGTAACAAATGAAGTAGAAAAGATAGAATTGATATTGAATGAGACTTATGAAAATAGATCTAAAATAAAGAAACAGGCTGATAAAGCTTTAGCTTTTTTAGAATTAAAAAAAGAAAGAGATTCTTTGAATAAAGGAATAATAATTTATGAAATAGAAAATAATAAAGATAATATAGAAATTTCAAGAGAAAAAGTTTTAAATATTTCAAAAAATAGAGATAATTTAAAAGAAGATAAAATAATTAAAGAAAATTCTTTATCTCAAACAATTTTAGATAAAGAAAAAATAAAAGAAGAAATAAAAAATTCTTTAAATAAAAATGAAGAGCTTAAAAATTTGATTAATAATTTTGAAAATGAAGAAACTAAATTATTAGAGAGAAAAGAATCCTATAATAGGGAAATCTCTGAAAAAAAAGAAGCTTTAGATAAATTAATTAATAAAAAAGATGAAAATTTAAAAACTTTTGAAATATTAAAAGAAGAAAAGAAAAAATTAGAGATAAATATAATTTCTGGAGAAAAAAACTATTCTAAATTTGAAGAAAAAATTAAAATAAAAGATAAAAATAAAATAGAAATTGAAAAAATAATAGAAGATAATCAGAGAAAAATATTGGACTATGAGGTTATAAAATTACAACAATCTAATGATATTGAAAATTCAGAGAAAAGAATGAAAGGTAGTAACTCAAGAATAAAAAATATAAATAGTGATATAACTGAAATAGAAGAAAAAATTAAGTCAAATAAAGAATTTAAAGAAATAGCTAGGAAAAATGGATTATCAAAAAAAGAACAATTGGTAGAAGTAACGAAAAAACAAGAAATTTGTGAAGAAAAAATTTCAAAAATAAGTATTGAATCTAATAAAATTGCAGAACAATTAAGAAGAGATGAAAGAGAAGAAATTAGTAATAGAAGAAAATATGAACAAATATTAAGATTTGAAGGGAATAATGAGGGCTTTTATAAAGGAGTAAAAGAAATATTAAATGAAGGAATAAGAGGAGTTGAAGGGGCACTTATTTCAATTATTAAGGTTCCAGAAAAATATGAAAAAGCCATAGAAGCATCTATTTCAGGAAATTTACAAGATATTGTTGTTGAAAATAGTAATGTAGCAAAGAAATGTATTAAAATTTTAAAGGAAAGAAGAGTAGGAAAAGCTTCTTTCTTAGCTCTAGATACGATAAAAACTTTTGGAAAAAAGAATATCCCTTCTATTTCAGGAGTTATAGGAAGAGGATCAGAGTTGATAGAATATGATTCTAAATATAAAAAAATAATTGAGATGATTCTTGCTAATTTACTTGTTGTTGAGAATATGGATATAGCAGTTAATATTTCAAAGAAAAATTTATTTGCAGGAAATATAGTAACTTTACATGGTGAATATATCAGTGGTTCTGGAAGGATAACAGGAGGAAGTAATAGAAATTCAGCTGTTTCTCAAATGTTTGAAAGAAGAAAAGAATCAAAAAGATTAGAAAAATTATTAGAAGAATTAATAAATAAGATAAATGAAAATAAATTAAAACAAGAAAATTATTCTAAAAATATAGAAATGTTGGAAAATAAGACACAAGAATTGGATGTTTTAATTGAAAATTTAAGAAAAAATGTTAAAATTTATCATGAGGAGTTTGAAAATTTAAAATTAAAAGAAGAAAAACTATTGAAAGATAAAAATATCTATTTGGCAGAAAAACAAGAGGAAGAAAATTATGCTAGAGAGTATATGAAAAAAATAGAAAGTTCAAGTAAAGAAAAAAAGGATACAGAAAAAAAGACAGAAGATATTAAAATATCTATTGAGAAAAAATCACAGGATCTTAAAGAGATAAGTTTATCTTTAGTAAAATTGAAAGATGAATTTTCAGATATGAAGATTAAATTTTTAAATAGTAAAGATAGAATAATAACAATAAAAAATGATATTTATAAAAATGAAAGAGAAAAATTAGAATTAGAAGAAAATCAAAATTTAATAAAAGATAGAATTTTTAAACTTTCTGATGGAATAAAAAAAATAGAAGAAAAATTAAAAATAATAAATCAAGAAAGAGAAGAAAAAAATGTTCAATTTGAAAAAGAAAATATAAATTTAGAAGTTATGAAAGAAAGAAGTGATTTTTTAAATATTAAAGAAAAAGAATATATGGTTGAAATAAAAGAATTTGAAAATAAAATTTATAAGGAAGAAGAAAAACTAAAATTAGAAAAAGATAAATTAGCTAACTATAATGAAAAATTAGAATCATTAAAAGAAAATTTAAAAAGTTTAGAAAATATTAATAAAGAAAAAAAGATAGATAGAAATAATTATAAAGTTTCTATGGATAAAACTAAATATTTAAATAACAAACTAAAATCTTTTGAAACTGTTAATTTACTAGCAGTTGAAGAATTTAAAGAGTTAGATGAAAAATATAATTTTATAAAAAATCAAAAAGATGATCTAGAAAAAAGTAAAGGTTCTTTAATGGAAGTTATAGAAGATATTTCAAATAATATAAAAACTAGATTTTTAGATGCTTATGAAAATATTAATAAAAATTTTAATTTTATGTGTATGGAAACAATTGATAATTCTGAAGGTAGTTTAACATTGATAAACAAAGAAGATTATGAAAATTGTGGAGTAGAAATATATGTTAAATTTAAAAATAAAAAAAGACAATCATTAACATTATTATCAGGTGGAGAAAAATCAATGGTTGCAATAGCATTTATAATTGCTATATTTATGTATAAACCTAGTCCATTTACTTTTTTAGATGAGATTGAAGCAGCTTTAGATGAAAAAAATACAAAAAAACTTATTAATAAATTAAAAGAATTTACTGATAAATCACAGTTTATTTTAATAACTCATAATAAAGAGACTATGAGATCTTCAGATAGTTTATTTGGAGTTACAATGAATAAAAAAATAGGTATTTCTAAAATTGTACCAGTTAGATTGTAG
- the hslU gene encoding ATP-dependent protease ATPase subunit HslU, whose translation MIEKNLVPKIIVKELDKYIVSQDEAKKNVAVSLRNRYRRKLIKNEIMKKEITPKNIILMGSTGVGKTEIARRLAKITNSPFIKVEATKYTEVGYVGKDVESIIKDLVAITIRKLRKEKIDSLKDKYMDFAIEKVAKKLDKLSTINDESKEKLINEIKEGIYDDREVEINKPIKRGNTDGAVVEVIGNKPDGDMGPIIESIMSNFDGKKSKKVKVTVKDAIDIIINEEIEKNINMDEINIEAVRAAEEDGIIFIDEIDKIAGSGNVGRSEVSRQGVQRDILPIVEGTTVMTKYGPVKTDHILFIAAGAFSESSFSDLMPELQGRFPIVTEMQDLNEQDFKKILTNIDYNLIDQYREMLLIDNVELKVTKGAIEKISEYAIYLNENIENIGARRLSTILEFLLKDIMFEAPYEGKEKITIDKKYVEKIFKGKFKEENLDKYIL comes from the coding sequence ATGATAGAGAAAAATTTAGTTCCTAAAATAATAGTCAAAGAATTAGATAAATATATTGTTTCTCAAGATGAAGCAAAAAAAAATGTAGCAGTATCTTTAAGAAATAGATATAGAAGAAAGTTAATAAAAAATGAAATAATGAAAAAAGAAATAACTCCTAAAAATATAATTTTAATGGGGTCTACAGGTGTAGGAAAGACAGAAATAGCAAGAAGATTAGCTAAAATAACAAATTCTCCCTTTATAAAAGTAGAAGCAACAAAATATACAGAGGTTGGTTATGTGGGGAAAGATGTTGAAAGCATTATTAAAGATTTAGTGGCTATAACAATTAGAAAATTAAGAAAAGAAAAAATAGATAGTTTGAAAGATAAATATATGGATTTTGCTATAGAAAAAGTAGCTAAGAAACTTGATAAGTTATCAACAATTAATGACGAAAGTAAAGAAAAATTAATAAATGAAATAAAAGAAGGGATTTATGATGATAGGGAGGTTGAAATAAATAAACCTATAAAAAGAGGAAATACAGATGGAGCTGTAGTTGAAGTTATAGGAAATAAGCCAGATGGAGATATGGGACCTATAATAGAAAGTATAATGTCAAATTTTGACGGAAAAAAGTCAAAAAAAGTAAAAGTGACAGTAAAAGATGCTATTGATATTATAATAAATGAAGAAATAGAAAAGAATATCAATATGGATGAAATAAACATAGAAGCAGTAAGAGCAGCAGAGGAAGATGGAATAATTTTTATTGATGAGATTGATAAAATTGCTGGAAGTGGAAATGTAGGGAGAAGTGAAGTTTCTAGGCAAGGAGTGCAAAGAGATATATTGCCAATAGTTGAAGGGACAACAGTTATGACTAAATATGGTCCAGTTAAAACAGATCATATATTATTTATAGCTGCAGGAGCTTTTTCAGAATCTAGTTTTTCAGATCTTATGCCAGAATTGCAAGGGAGATTTCCAATAGTAACAGAGATGCAAGATTTAAATGAGCAAGATTTTAAAAAAATATTAACAAATATAGACTATAATTTAATAGATCAATATAGAGAAATGCTTTTAATTGATAATGTAGAACTAAAGGTAACTAAAGGAGCTATAGAAAAAATATCCGAATATGCAATATATTTAAATGAAAATATTGAGAATATAGGAGCTAGAAGACTTTCTACAATATTGGAATTTTTACTTAAAGATATTATGTTTGAGGCACCTTATGAAGGAAAAGAAAAAATTACAATTGATAAAAAATATGTTGAAAAAATATTTAAAGGAAAATTTAAAGAAGAGAATTTAGACAAATATATATTATAA